cgaaaccggtaagcctagtactgccttgcttcgaaagtacaggaacccgcacccaactcctggggtagttgagtagtcgcggagaaatggggatgcatatgtttacttttggtggtctcacgttgagctcggctgaccatatgtcgttgggctggttcctgtagttcgaggcggggaggggaatggttggtccgtatggtccgacggggctaatacgtgccgtgttggttaggtccaccttgcaaggttaaatcggatcgattcgccgtcagtcgctctcggacatgagcaccttgatctcccGGCCGTTTTCTGCTATATATACTTGCCCCTTATGTTCCTCTCTGAGCCGGCGCCTAATCCACCACCAATGGCAACCaggggaggacgcggcggcaAGGGAGGGCAGCCGTTCGAGCCCGGGCAACCGGGGCATATGTTTACTTTCGGTGGCCctcacggcggcgacggcggcacagGGGGCACCGGCGGCGTTCTCGGCATCGGAGGccgcggtggcgacggcggcctaGGAGGCAACGGAGGCCGCGCCGGCAACGGAGGTGAAGGCGGACCCGGCCAACcgggcggggacggcggccgcggcggggacgGTGGGCCCCCCGGGGCCAACGGgtacggcgggcgcggcggggacggcgggcCAAGCGGTCCCCCGTTGTCAACTGCGCCCTCACCGCTGCAGCTGCGTAAACGACGTGGTGGGCCGAGCGGAGGACGCGGCGTCGGCATGTTCGGCCAGCCGGGTGAGCCCGGCCAACCGGGCCAGGTCGGCGGTAGCGGCGGCACgggaggacgcggcggcagGGGAGGACGGCCGGGCGAGCCCGGCCAACCgggccagggcggcggccgcggcggtagGGGAGGACGCGGCGACAGGGGAGGACGGCCGGGCGGTGtccccggcgcccgcggcggcgccggaggtaGAGGCGGGACCGCCGGGCCCGACGGGCGGGAAGGAaaaggcgggcgcggcggggacggcgggcCCGGCGGGCACGGCGGACCCGGCGGAGCCTCGTCACGTAAACGGCGTCATGGGCGGAGCAGAGCCAATCTGCATaggcaggaggaggagagggagcagCTTGACCAAACATTTGTTACTTCGGTGTGATCTAGTGGACGAACTGTCGTCCATGTCGCTGTAGTCTTTAGATCCTCAAGACTTAAGTTTTCACTCGCTAGTTTATGCCATGGTTTATTTTTCTGGAAGCAATCATATCGTCATATCATCTTTAATAAAATAGTAGAGATTTTGTTGGACGAACACATCTGACAAACAAGTTGTGTTTCTTTCTGGTGCCTCAAACTTTCATTCACTTGTTCAATGACGAGGACTGGAGTTCGATACTCTATCCTTTGCCATCAATGCCAAAAGTGAGAACTTAAGAGAAAGATTAGGAACAGATCAAATGCAATGCAACTCAATTCCAAGCTTACTTCTTTATCCCAATTCATGCATGCATAAAGTAATGGAGGGAAGCAAGGTAGTCTGCACCACCAATCCGCACAAGAGTCCAAACCAAAGTCCCTATTGATCAAAAAAAACATATTTTCATTTAAACCTCTTTCAATAATAAGAAACATGAACAAAAGTTAACCTAAACCCGAGTTAATACCATTCCTCTAAGGCCTAGTTTGGAAGCCCACTTTCCCGCCAGGATCCCGTCGTTTCCCGCGTCGGCAGCCCACGCGGAATTGTTCCACGCGGAGTCCAGCAAGCACCTTTGAAAACTCATTGCGTGGGGTTTACCGGCCCGGGTGAGCCCAATTTCCACGTAGAATAGAGCCCGACCTCTCGAgcgtttttttaatttttatatttttcaaaattgttttttacagaaatatattttcggtttaataatttacagttttctacccctaccgcccggctgcggggcggccggccccctaccgccctcctgccgggcggtagggacctgaatgtaaataaaatttgttttaaTCGCATTTTGGTCCCTGTGGTGAGGCCGCCgtccggcagccgggcggcaggtacccgccgcccggtggaggggcggtaGGCCAGGCAGCCGGCCGGCAGGCCCCTCCTCCCAAGTTAAACCTTGAACGTCAGTGCGGCAGTGCggcattagatgtggttttagatattttggatagaaataaaaaccgttagtaaagtagatgaatatgaaaagtataacttaataattcatacacatacgcaactgagaacgaaataggtgatgcataagaacgaaataagtataacatgacgacatgttcataacaaaaatacagaaacaactagaagcacctcctaaccaccccggccatgtcgacctcttttacgctgtgCGTGGATGTGGTCTGTAGGGTATGTGTGTCGgtctggaggccctacgtctctacctggacgtccggtggccacaggtgtctggaaggtaggatcggcctgctggttaggtgtagaaaataaccgactccagtCTTCGAAGTTCGCCTCCAAGGTATCTTGTGTGGCCCCTATGtagtagcaattaagatatcttaattatcgtcttataagtcatctatttgggtacatattcatcatacgtacctgttggtggtggatacgaagaaggaccttatcaggaagctggtggtgcgatcctgtaaaccgttcaaattatttaaaatattcatagaaataagaagaacatgataaattcgggttacggattaggtatttaccttgcgttccttctgctgtcgccatagggtaatacgaagaaggtcccgcatcatataagtgttgtgatcctatatgtaaatacaaaaggaattagacttcataccaaaattaattgaaattaagatatggactatatgtttaccgaaatgtcgtggtggtgcctgtgttggttgaaatgacatccctgcagctggtgccatggtactaaactggGTTCCTTCGTGAGGTTGATAAGGTGGGTGTCcatcacctgtatggactgagaattaattgttgttatcaaagtaggaagtcagtaagtatcctcacgtacctggataatgctgTTGAGACCAATAAGTTGCTGGGAAAGGCTACTGCTAtgtgggaccacaaggaaacgaggtcgaggcttgagacgaaCCGTAGGAGTCCTCGtacgatgtccggctaccaaaggcttcaagcatggaatgGGCTCTTTGTGGAACTCGGGTCCAGAccgactcttgctcattcctatctatcatagatcccgctcgaatcctcatcaaattcgccctggcatctacgtccatcaacctgcacatttcaaactgcatgcaagaaaaagaaagacattaacactctaatccaaagtatttgaaaagcgatgataactttgactcaccgccccagctaatgcaTCATCCCTATGTCGTGCATAGCCATCCCGTGGGGTCGAaacatgcggctgtggatgcatgtcaGCATATAGTAAGCGGCAATGAGTCTTAGGCTGGTACCAGCTCAGGTACGCCCTGTACGAAGCCTCCGTGTGTGTAGGGGTCGGAAGGGCCACGTTCTCCTCTGCCTGGTCCCAGCGATCGACCCAAGGATGcacccttgtcacccacatgttCGAGAAGGGTTGACCAGCCCTCGATAAACTAAATATTGATTAGTTAAACCAGCAATGCATTATCACTGAAATGACATATGAATCGTTACCTCTGGTCACGACGTTGGACCCGATCCAATGCTGACAGCACAGgatacaactgcctttgaccgaactgcctcctgactctgtccgggcagtgggcctcaatgtaaacgtcgtacaccaacgTTGTAGTTGTCATCCAAAGGCCCTGGTCCTGAgagcaaaccgaagatatcccgaACGGTGCACGAGTGTTTATAGCCAACTGGGAGTAGGACTCCCACACAAAATCTTCAGGTGTCAACCGATCAAACTCAGCTACAAACTCAGGATAGGACCGCCAAGACTGTACGTGGGCCCAACTCTTCTacacaaaattaataatatataccaataagaaatacaaagagggtcaaacaaagcaacagaattgccaacagaatagtacgagtagcagtcatttccgtacctgacgagcgtaccagagagtccccatggtgggcctatcatcctcggtgtcaccgtacatatccggctcatacggtgagtggtcgataatcggaCGACCAATTGttatcctctcgtacgaccaaagctgtagcagaatcggacatcctgtaagaattatattgtgcttaatttgcactgatgccttgcagaggccacggtacgtggctgcaagtaccgctgaaccccaactgTATTGAGACATTTCCTCCATAGCTGCCTCTGCGATCTCCTAtgcgtaaggcacaagcaccctatccacataggccccgtgtgagttgttAAACATTATAtatccaaacaaccacaacaggtatgcctcaagggatcgagtgacgctatcctcatcagcatcatgtgccaaattgtcggactgcatagaaaagatgaacatttatgagtacaagatcaattataaaataaaacaataactgcactagtcaaaagcataactctaacattaCTCATAACAAAACGAGGTATGTACCTGGAACTGCAGAATCCATGACTTGGCAGGCcctgttgcttttgggtgctcctctacatcaatcgcaatgtcaatatttgcaaaacgctcttctagatcgtccaaccacgtagACGGGACAACGCGAGGCCCTACGAcatccccactgataggaagacccagcagcatcgcaacgtcctgtagggtcggtgacatctccccacaaggaggtggaaggtgtgtgtctcaggcctccatctatcaaccagagccgtcagtagggacctgtccagctttgccaaaccactctcagcaagacagtctatagtaagaagaccagcctcactcaacctgaaaagtagaacgatcaaaggtaagtGCATTATGTAGGAAACGTATACGAAACAAATGTATTCTCAGaaacataatccgacgacatatcacctgggcaccatCGTGGGTCAACAGGAATCAACTCCACTGGTGGGCGTGGAAgcagcacgttaagtttcacgcgctaaaccactgcaaggaaggaccggtgcgacgagtctatgactcggtcaagtagagctggcgtatcttcggccatacctaacacaaaaaatataagttttctgcattttctacaatttatctgaaattttcataaacttttctggcattttctacaatttttgtacaataaatgtttataaataaatttttataaataaaattttctaacattttctacaatttttttgcatttcctacaatttatctgaatttttcatatacttttctagcattttctacaatttctgagcattttttaaaaaaaattctcgcattaaacaactaatcaataccacaaaaATAGTTGGTAAACCTAAatggtttttctaaaaactaatcctAATTCTACATAAATTATAATAAAACAgtacctaaatcgctaaaatatcattactgctgcatacactaattatagaattaaacatacaaaaatttTAGAATAAGAAAGTTGAtaaatatttattacctgcggttcggatccaaaatccggtaAGACTTCGCCgctgcaactccctccctcacccctcctctcttcctccccctctctggatgtcgtgggaagcaaatgaggggggaggGTGGAGCTCAGCCTTTTATATAGaggggggcctgccgccccctacCGGGCTGCTGCctggcctaccgccccgccaccgggcggcgggtaccggccgcccggctgccgggcggcggcctcccccaggggccaaaatacgattaaaaataaattttatttacattcaggtccctaccgccaggcagcagggcggcaggggccggccggcccgcagTCGGGTGGttggggtacaaaactgtaaattatgaaatcgaaaatatatttatgtaaaaaatgattttgaaaaatataaagataAAAAAACGCACCTCTCGACACCAGGGAACACTCCCCGTCTCTCGTCTCGCTTCGTCAACTCCATGCGGTCGAGCGGgtgagtgccgccgccgccgcctgccgatCTCCTCCGACGACCTCGCGACAGCAGCATCTCCTCCGCCGGCGTCTCTACAGCCACCTTCTTTGCATCAGGTGTTTCTCCCTCCACTCCCACTCACCACGCATCTATCTACCCCCGCTAGGGtttctcctctcctcttctcACACCTTTTTCTTGTAGATCCTGTTGAAGAAGACTCAGAAGTAGAGCAAGACCAGGACGTGAGCTGAATGCGTGAGCGTGTGATCTGACACATgggctcctcttcctctccctggTCCTTCCTAGGTCGGCCTCTTGTTCCAGGACAAGGTAAAACTTAATCGAACTGTCTTGGCTCCAAATCCATGTCTGTACTAGAAATAATGTATTGGTGAGAACTTCGAAATCCTCATTGTGGTGGAGTAACAAAGTTTGGTATTGTTGTTGTCAGTAGATTCCTGAAACGTGCAGTAGAAAATTTATGTTTTGGTACTATGCAAAAAATTAAAATGACCATGATGGAAATAAAGTAGAGAGAAGTAGGAAGAGGCATACTTTTAAGTTCTGTGTAGAAGTCAATGTCGGTTAAACTATGCAAGATTCTAGCTTTGTTTTGCCAAATTGTCAACCAAAGCTGCTTATATAGTACAGCTACTTATAGATCACCTAAAGATAGGAGAAGGTGCCGCTGCTCAATTCAGTATACATGTCAATGTCATGCCAGGAAAATATCAATTTATAGGGATTATCGCTTCACTACAACACAGAACCAAGCAAAAGCAAGAACTGAGTGGCTTATGTTTTTACAGTAGCCTTAGCTGAGGTATAAGGACCAGGGTGTTGTATTTGAGTAATCGATGAGCATGGGAAAAATGAAATAGGAGAATAGCCTCTGTTTTAATTATAAAGAGATATCTCTAGTTACAACAAAAGTTATTGCTGAAATCGAATTGTGCTAAAAGTGTTGTTGTAGCTATaggagagttttttttttgtaatctCTTATCTGTTCCATTTTGTCTGACTATTGAAATAAAGTGATTATACATATTAAGGCGCTTGTAACACCCAATAAAAAGGAGCCCGATTATTATATATGGAAgcttattttcaaatttatgaaTTATTTAGTATATCTGCAGTTTTTTTGTTGCTTGTCATATGGCAGACTTTGGCTCATATAAGTTCACACTTGACAGTACAGTTTGACTACTAAAAACCTTCTGTACAAACTGGTTAGAAGCAAGTCATAATTATTCTAATGGAcgattctctttttttttttggatctgGATGATTATCTATCCAAGTGAAGTAGATCTGGAAGATATCTATTTTATTTGGTAGCTGAATCATATTCTTTTTTAGATATCTACTTATTTAATAGCTgaatcatattttttttgatcTGGTGCAAAGTAGTCagataatttatttgataattaatatgtCCTTGCTACATGATCATACAAATATTGTTCTATTATTCTGAGGCATTACCTTAGCTGTTGCTGCCTTGTACATGTTGGTAAATGTTTTACTAACGTGGTTATTTGGTCCCTGCAATGCATTCAGTATTTAGCATTCAGCTTATGAGGCTTTCTTCATGTTATTACTTGCAGAGCACTTGGTGGAAAAAATGCATAGAAGCTAAAACTTTTGTGATAGGAGTGGCGCAAGTGCGGTTTATGGTTGATTATTGTGTTGCCGATTACTTGAAGATCACATATAGCTCACATGTTGCTTCTGCTTTTATTCATCCCCCTTGGAATGGATGGCGGAGCGTAGGTAGAAGGCGCATGATTTTTCTTTGGTTTTCTTGGAAGGAACTACCTAGCTAGTAATCTATCTCCATGGTCTGTCTTCTCTATGAATTTTACCTCCAACTGTGGACAACACCATATCGAAGTAATTCATCTCTGTTAGGCAACAATGTCTGGTGGTTGATACAATCTTTTGATTGCTGATTTTGATAGGTCAAAGTAGTTTGTAATATAGGATTTGCATGTTGTGAATTGTTTTAGCTATGTCTCGTTGCGAGTATGTTGGTGCTGGTCGAGATGGATTAAGCTTATGTATGGAATAGCATATGCCCGTTACCCCAAGGACCATACAGtaactattttgctattttgGATAATATCTTGATAATATATGGATTATGCTTATATGGACTAGTATAACATCAGACACTTTGTATATTGTATTCATTTATCTCCATATAAAATGTTGCTACATTGACTAGTATAATAATATCTACAGTTTCTCTTATTGCAAAACACCAGCAAACATAAACTAAGCCGCCAACGGACAGAGCATCTAGCTTCCAAACGGCGGCAGGGGAATTTCGCCTGCGGGGTTACCCTCCCCGTGGGGCAAAGGGGGATTCCGTTGTCCAAGGAAATTCCCGTGAGGGGTTTTATTCTCTGGATTAATTAACACCTGCTGCCAAACTAACCCTAAGGTGGAAGACAAAGGCGAAAGTGACTGCTGCAGGGATTCCAACAAGGTAATAGGATGCAATGTTGATGAAAGCACCTCTCTTTTGCCAGCCGCAACCCCTAACAACACCTATAGATCAATTGTTAGTGATATCATGATGCACACGATGCTGCAAACATATATAATGGTAGTGTCCAACAACaagattgttttttttctttcagctTTTCATGTCCAATaaaatagcaaaatatatggAACTCCCTGCTGCCAGTGACACATGTAGTTGTGCtagtgttgtcggtcgaaacccaccggcgagcagcgacaggcaacacgaagagccgggaggtcaccggagcgctggcaggcactgctccctcgtcgacggcccgcaattccgtcatgcgcccggagattccggagaatgtcaggcgtgccacctgacctatacccgatcagtaaggtgcgaacgtgcttgcaacgatttgcctgcatacacaaacacgtggaaacgtaagtccgagccgtggtcggctccctgggacgactcttgcatcggctttaaagagctgatcgagtcccagtgtcagattggatctgcatctatccggatactgataaataaagcaaataagtgtaaagctgtttcaattaaatctaattaatctaatccacgacggtaaaagattcactgctagatcggaacatcctacacatgattgggcctaatgaacgtaataaataactaaaccataacacaaAACataggcctaagaactagcaagtgccgattcccggatcaattccctgttaagactaaggcaaagcatctaacacatcaccggatcatccaattcGTTTGCAAGACCTAACCTAGTAGATATCACGCCAACTCTTAtgtacaagagcaaaccgtaacatattggatctactagacggaaaagaagcagggtgttgtctccgtgcaactaattctacgcaacaagaactagcataggattgaaacgtgactgcacgaaaaacaacatgatattcgtagatgataagcaacaaagcacaatagatctactaaaagccatgctacgaacatcaggataactagcattactcgccatcaaaaatgcttcagtacgagtaataccaaggtaaaagtaagaacaacgcttccctgatcgcaagaagcgatcagggcagcatgactcttacttggatgaaaccctagaattaggggtggtgatgcgccgagagttgttgtttgcgagacgtgatgacgttcttccttttacaaatgtcatagggtacatatttatagtccggagacttcttgccgtgcaagacaacctctaaactctttcctaaacgaagactagagatagattataactcaataaagactcgaagattagataacatgatctggactcttccctccaccggtccagatcttcatgaagcttccaaatatcagccgaaacatgccgtataattggggcagattctggtcgtcctattgtttcggcagttcccgtcaacttcgagcgaatctggacgtgattcagttgtattggaaagcttatctccttagctttccatgcatatctagaacgtccaaaacggagtccatatgtggcctgggcgtccatttttatgcggcctcttcctgcagtccgaaccagcctcgcgaatagacagggcttcaacatggattaagcccgtgaccccatctcagcttgacccttgagtgcccaattatcattgtatttggccaaacttatgatataagcctggctaagtggactcctttaccgtgggcttcttctgacatttggcctatcaatcctggtcaaattctggcgataacacatgccccccaagtttggccaaatatgacagaATCTTCTAAGCGCCAGCCgtaaaccaaataaaaacatcatttcctcaaattgtcttctcatgccactgatagtcttgccccccgagccgatagATCGGCTATTAGCCAACTGACTTTGTGACCGATTGCTTGAACCGGCCTCACGCCTTCCTCGACCAATCTCAATGTTGTTGCAAACCGGTCCTAGTTTTCATATTCCATGGATGACACTGACTTATGTGATCATCCTCGTGCTTTATCAGCTCAGCATCAACACATACGGCctctcctgcaaaacaatcacttGCCGAACCGACGCTACAAAGATCATTGTGAATCGGCTAAAAGCTGATGAATCATATTCGGTTAGCCAAACAGTCCACATAAACCAAACCATCATCATTGATAAAAAtttcttccccccccccccacaaaaatatgctatgtcatgcaaagagtgagtgtgagcttccaggtatgtctcaaagcatttacaagtgctagcatgtatatacagtgagggtatagcataaagacaccgcatagaaaagctcaaaagaatatatctatattagaatatgagcaagcaatttttaggattttcaaaataaaaagcatcaccacttagcccaaccaactagtacattaaagcatgacaagcaaaaACCAGCAAGTACCTACACCAGTGAGCTCTTTCCGATACAAGGATCTT
This window of the Panicum virgatum strain AP13 chromosome 1K, P.virgatum_v5, whole genome shotgun sequence genome carries:
- the LOC120653682 gene encoding PE-PGRS family protein PE_PGRS26-like — translated: MATRGGRGGKGGQPFEPGQPGHMFTFGGPHGGDGGTGGTGGVLGIGGRGGDGGLGGNGGRAGNGGEGGPGQPGGDGGRGGDGGPPGANGYGGRGGDGGPSGPPLSTAPSPLQLRKRRGGPSGGRGVGMFGQPGEPGQPGQVGGSGGTGGRGGRGGRPGEPGQPGQGGGRGGRGGRGDRGGRPGGVPGARGGAGGRGGTAGPDGREGKGGRGGDGGPGGHGGPGGASSRKRRHGRSRANLHRQEEEREQLDQTFVTSV